From Frateuria aurantia DSM 6220, one genomic window encodes:
- the aceE gene encoding pyruvate dehydrogenase (acetyl-transferring), homodimeric type, giving the protein MDQLDDILHQDLDPTETREWVESLDAVITHDGTNRAHYLLERMVESTRRAGGYLPFDPTTEYVNTIAPAQEAKCPGDPAMEWRIRSLIRWNAMATVVRANRKPGELGGHIASFASSATLYDVGFNHFWRAPSAEHPGDLIFYQGHSSPGIYARSFLEGRISAEQLDLFRMEVAGHGRGALSSYPHPWLMPDYWQVPTVSMGLGPIQAIYQAQFWKYLEHRGLMPKTDRKIWCFMGDGETDEPESLGAIALAGREGLDNLVFVINCNLQRLDGPVRGNGKIVQELEGVFRGAGWNAIKVLWGSYWDPLLARDTSGQLRKLMMETVDGEYQACKAFGGAYTREHFFGKYPQTRELVANLSDDDVWRLNRGGHDPHKVYAAYHSAVNTKGMPTVILAKTVKGYGMGAAGESQNPTHQQKKLDADAVRHFRDRFNIPVSDDKLGEVPYYHPGKDSPEVQYMLERRAALGGSLPQRRRTSSIQLKAPPLSAFEQITKGSGEREISTTMALVRGMNLLLRDKQIGERVVPIVADEARTFGMEGMFRQIGIYAPFGQKYRPQDADQLLYYREDQKGQVLQQGISEAGGMAAWMAAATSYSISDQPMLPFFIYYSMFGFQRIGDLAWAAGDSRSRGFLVGGTAGRTTLNGEGLQHEDGHSHLLAGTIPNVRAYDPTFSYEVAVILQDGIKRMLEDQEDVYYYLTVMNENYTHPDLPVGVESDIIKGMYLFKDAGKPKKNETRVQLLGAGTILREVIAAAELLEKDFGVSADIWSVPSFVELRRDGFDAERWNRLHPESEPRVPYVTERLSTQVGPVIAATDYVREYADQIRAFMPDGMRYTVLGTDGYGRSDTRAHLRGFFEVDRYWIVVSALSALVREGKVHGKDVTRAIKEYQLDPEKPNPMSV; this is encoded by the coding sequence ATGGATCAACTCGACGACATCTTGCATCAAGATCTCGATCCGACTGAAACCCGGGAGTGGGTGGAGTCGCTTGATGCGGTGATCACTCACGACGGCACCAACCGGGCCCATTATCTGCTGGAGCGGATGGTGGAATCCACGCGTCGTGCCGGCGGCTATCTGCCGTTTGATCCGACCACCGAATACGTCAATACCATTGCTCCTGCCCAGGAAGCCAAGTGCCCGGGTGATCCGGCGATGGAATGGCGGATCCGCTCGCTGATCCGGTGGAACGCGATGGCGACCGTGGTGCGCGCCAATCGCAAGCCCGGCGAGTTGGGCGGGCATATCGCCAGCTTCGCGTCTTCGGCCACCTTGTACGACGTGGGCTTCAATCATTTCTGGCGAGCGCCGAGTGCCGAGCATCCCGGCGATCTGATCTTCTATCAAGGCCATTCCAGCCCGGGCATTTATGCCCGCTCCTTTCTGGAAGGGCGGATCAGTGCCGAGCAGCTGGATCTGTTCCGGATGGAAGTCGCTGGCCACGGCCGTGGCGCCCTGTCCTCCTATCCCCATCCCTGGCTGATGCCTGACTATTGGCAGGTGCCGACGGTATCGATGGGGCTGGGACCGATCCAGGCCATCTACCAGGCCCAGTTCTGGAAATATCTGGAACATCGCGGCTTGATGCCCAAGACCGATCGCAAGATCTGGTGCTTCATGGGCGACGGCGAGACCGACGAGCCCGAATCCCTGGGGGCCATCGCCCTGGCCGGACGCGAGGGCCTGGACAATCTGGTGTTCGTGATCAACTGCAATCTGCAGCGCCTGGACGGTCCGGTGCGTGGCAACGGCAAGATCGTGCAGGAACTGGAAGGCGTGTTCCGCGGTGCCGGCTGGAATGCCATCAAGGTGTTGTGGGGCAGCTACTGGGATCCGCTGCTGGCCCGTGACACCTCCGGCCAGCTGCGCAAGCTGATGATGGAGACCGTCGACGGCGAATACCAGGCCTGCAAGGCCTTCGGCGGCGCTTATACCCGCGAGCATTTCTTCGGCAAGTATCCGCAGACCCGCGAGCTGGTCGCCAATCTGTCGGACGATGACGTATGGCGTCTGAACCGTGGCGGTCATGATCCGCACAAGGTCTATGCCGCCTATCATTCGGCCGTCAATACCAAGGGCATGCCGACCGTCATCCTGGCCAAGACCGTCAAGGGCTACGGCATGGGAGCGGCCGGCGAGTCGCAGAATCCGACCCATCAGCAGAAGAAGCTGGATGCCGATGCGGTTCGTCACTTCCGTGACCGCTTCAATATTCCGGTCAGCGACGACAAGCTGGGCGAGGTGCCTTACTACCATCCCGGCAAGGATTCGCCGGAAGTGCAGTACATGCTGGAACGGCGCGCCGCCCTGGGCGGATCCTTGCCGCAGCGTCGCCGCACCAGTTCGATCCAGCTGAAGGCGCCGCCGCTGTCGGCCTTCGAGCAGATCACCAAGGGCAGTGGCGAGCGCGAGATCTCCACCACCATGGCCCTGGTCCGCGGCATGAATCTGCTGTTGCGTGACAAGCAGATCGGCGAGCGCGTCGTGCCCATCGTGGCCGACGAAGCACGTACCTTCGGGATGGAAGGCATGTTCCGGCAGATCGGCATCTATGCTCCGTTCGGCCAGAAGTACCGGCCGCAGGATGCCGACCAGTTGCTGTATTACCGCGAGGACCAGAAGGGACAGGTGCTGCAGCAGGGGATTTCCGAGGCTGGCGGCATGGCCGCCTGGATGGCTGCAGCCACCAGCTATTCGATCAGCGACCAGCCGATGCTGCCGTTCTTCATCTACTACTCGATGTTCGGCTTCCAGCGCATCGGTGATCTGGCCTGGGCGGCGGGCGACTCGCGTTCGCGCGGTTTCCTGGTCGGTGGCACGGCAGGGCGGACCACCTTGAACGGCGAGGGCCTGCAGCATGAGGACGGTCATTCCCATCTGCTGGCCGGCACGATTCCGAACGTGCGCGCCTATGATCCGACCTTCTCCTACGAGGTGGCGGTGATTCTGCAGGACGGCATCAAGCGGATGCTGGAAGATCAGGAGGATGTCTACTACTACCTCACGGTGATGAACGAGAACTACACCCATCCGGATCTGCCGGTCGGGGTGGAGTCGGACATCATCAAGGGCATGTATCTGTTCAAGGATGCCGGCAAGCCGAAGAAGAACGAGACACGGGTGCAATTGCTGGGCGCCGGCACCATCCTGCGCGAAGTGATTGCCGCCGCCGAACTGCTGGAGAAGGATTTCGGCGTCAGTGCCGATATCTGGTCGGTGCCCAGCTTTGTCGAGCTGCGTCGCGACGGCTTCGATGCCGAGCGCTGGAATCGTCTGCATCCGGAATCGGAGCCGCGGGTTCCCTATGTCACAGAGCGACTCTCGACCCAGGTGGGGCCGGTGATTGCCGCCACCGACTATGTTCGTGAGTATGCCGACCAGATCCGTGCCTTCATGCCTGACGGCATGCGTTACACGGTGCTGGGTACCGATGGTTATGGCCGTTCCGATACCCGTGCCCATCTGCGCGGTTTCTTCGAGGTGGATCGCTACTGGATCGTGGTCTCGGCCTTGTCGGCCCTGGTCCGCGAGGGCAAGGTCCATGGCAAGGATGTGACGCGGGCGATCAAGGAATATCAGCTGGATCCCGAAAAGCCCAATCCGATGTCGGTCTGA
- a CDS encoding ABC transporter ATP-binding protein, whose protein sequence is MTDTGTAPPLLLQLAHASVQREGRPILDDLSLQIALGEHTAILGANGSGKSTLVKLITRQIYPLARPEGEPVLRVLGRERWSVVELRSRLGIVSPAMQTDFTSETPLEVYDAVISGFFAARGLGLDHQVTQAMHQAAREALDRAGASHLVGRMMAGLSTGEARRVLIARAMVHRPLALLLDEPCAGLDLASRRDFLESLRQLARSGTTLLLVTHHIEEILPEIGRVVMLRQGRLVADTDKAQALTSRQLGELFDTPVTVTSRGDWFWAALD, encoded by the coding sequence ATGACTGATACCGGCACGGCGCCTCCTCTCCTGCTGCAATTGGCCCATGCCAGCGTGCAACGCGAGGGTCGTCCTATCCTGGACGATCTCAGCCTGCAGATCGCCCTGGGCGAGCACACCGCCATTCTGGGCGCCAATGGCAGCGGCAAGTCGACCCTGGTCAAGCTGATCACCCGCCAGATCTATCCGCTGGCCCGGCCTGAAGGCGAGCCGGTACTGCGGGTCCTTGGCCGCGAACGCTGGAGCGTCGTCGAGCTGCGTTCCCGGCTCGGTATCGTCTCGCCCGCCATGCAGACCGACTTTACCAGCGAGACCCCGCTGGAAGTCTATGATGCGGTGATTTCAGGCTTTTTCGCCGCCCGCGGACTGGGCCTGGACCACCAGGTCACGCAGGCCATGCATCAGGCCGCGCGCGAAGCCCTGGATCGGGCCGGTGCCAGCCATCTGGTCGGCCGGATGATGGCCGGGCTGTCGACCGGCGAAGCCCGCCGGGTGCTGATTGCCCGTGCGATGGTGCATCGTCCGCTGGCCCTGCTGCTGGACGAGCCCTGCGCCGGCCTGGATCTGGCCAGTCGCCGGGACTTTCTGGAAAGCCTGCGCCAGCTGGCGCGATCGGGGACCACCTTGCTGCTGGTCACCCACCATATCGAGGAAATCCTGCCGGAAATCGGACGGGTGGTGATGCTGCGTCAGGGCCGGCTGGTCGCCGACACCGACAAGGCGCAGGCCCTGACGTCCCGTCAGCTTGGCGAGCTGTTCGATACGCCGGTCACGGTGACGTCGCGAGGTGACTGGTTCTGGGCGGCACTGGACTGA
- the rsgA gene encoding ribosome small subunit-dependent GTPase A: MIDLQFLGRMRRIGWRGDEPLTPGRFARVVAQHRAGYELHDGESVFGAQPAGHFLKRTLDPAQRPAVGDFVEIEAGRPPHIVRILPRRTVLSRAAAGERYDRQVIATNIDYVLILTGLDGDFNPARIERYLSLTEGSGACSVVLLSKLDLCPDPEERLRTLRERLPEGTPIHAVNGRDVQSLAALTPYLQEGDSAVLVGSSGAGKSTLTNSLLGDARLATGAVRQHDSRGRHTTTSRALLQLPTGGCLIDTPGMRELKLTGEENLELFADIEVLASQCRFSDCGHQNEPGCAIQTALASGELGLKRWQHYLKLNEEREQQALVMEARLKRQRDHRTTRTRHKPRGRNED, from the coding sequence ATGATCGACCTTCAATTTCTGGGCCGCATGCGGCGCATTGGCTGGCGCGGCGATGAGCCGCTGACACCCGGCCGCTTTGCGCGGGTGGTGGCCCAGCACCGCGCAGGCTATGAATTGCACGATGGCGAGTCGGTATTCGGGGCCCAGCCGGCCGGGCATTTCCTGAAACGGACGCTGGACCCTGCCCAGCGTCCGGCCGTGGGTGATTTCGTCGAGATCGAGGCGGGCAGGCCGCCGCATATCGTGCGGATCCTGCCTCGGCGCACGGTGCTGTCTCGAGCGGCGGCCGGTGAGCGCTATGACCGGCAGGTGATCGCCACCAATATCGATTACGTGCTGATCCTGACCGGCCTGGACGGTGACTTCAATCCGGCCCGGATCGAGCGGTATCTTTCACTGACCGAGGGCTCAGGGGCCTGTTCGGTGGTCTTGCTGAGCAAGCTGGATCTCTGCCCGGACCCCGAGGAGCGGCTGCGCACGCTGCGCGAACGCCTGCCCGAGGGCACGCCTATCCATGCCGTGAACGGCCGGGATGTCCAGAGTCTGGCTGCACTGACGCCTTATCTGCAGGAAGGCGACAGTGCCGTGCTGGTCGGCTCCTCCGGGGCGGGCAAATCGACCCTGACCAATTCCCTGCTGGGCGATGCCCGCCTGGCTACCGGAGCGGTCCGTCAGCACGACAGTCGCGGCCGGCATACCACCACGTCGCGGGCACTGCTGCAGCTGCCCACCGGCGGTTGCCTGATCGACACGCCGGGCATGCGCGAGCTGAAGCTGACCGGTGAAGAAAACCTGGAACTGTTCGCCGATATCGAGGTGCTGGCCAGCCAATGCCGGTTCTCCGACTGCGGTCATCAGAACGAGCCCGGCTGCGCGATCCAGACGGCGCTGGCCAGCGGCGAGCTCGGTCTCAAGCGCTGGCAGCATTATCTCAAGCTCAACGAGGAGCGCGAGCAGCAGGCCTTGGTGATGGAAGCGCGACTGAAACGTCAGCGCGACCATCGCACGACCCGGACGCGCCACAAGCCGCGCGGCCGGAACGAGGACTGA
- the grxD gene encoding Grx4 family monothiol glutaredoxin, with protein sequence MSLATPVRDRIESLLKEHRVVLFMKGTRHAPQCGFSAAVANILNDILPDYHTVNVLEDPEIREGIKEYGQWPTIPQLYVDGDLLGGADIVRQMFTSGELYTLFGVAPPDRTPPEITITDKAAEAIRQGTADASGLALHLEIGPNYQAGFQLAPAGATDIVAVSNGIEVHFDPSSATRAKGIVIDWVSTVQGEGLSLKFPGAVEIHALTVHQLKQRLEAGDITLIDVRPAEGLAAAAPLPQARLLDKEGYEALSALPKDTELAFICHHGISSRNVAERFVAHGFTKVYNVEGGMDAWAQYIDSSVPRY encoded by the coding sequence ATGTCCCTCGCCACGCCGGTCCGCGACCGTATCGAAAGCCTGCTGAAGGAGCACCGCGTCGTGCTTTTCATGAAAGGCACCCGCCACGCCCCGCAGTGCGGTTTCTCCGCCGCGGTGGCGAATATCCTCAACGACATCCTGCCTGACTACCACACCGTCAATGTGCTGGAAGACCCGGAAATCCGTGAAGGGATCAAGGAATACGGCCAGTGGCCGACGATTCCCCAGCTGTATGTGGACGGTGACCTGCTGGGCGGCGCCGACATCGTCCGGCAGATGTTCACCAGCGGTGAGCTGTACACCCTGTTCGGCGTCGCACCGCCGGACCGTACCCCGCCCGAGATCACCATTACCGACAAGGCCGCCGAGGCGATCCGCCAGGGCACGGCCGATGCGTCCGGCCTGGCCCTGCATCTGGAAATCGGTCCGAACTACCAGGCCGGGTTCCAGCTGGCCCCGGCCGGTGCCACCGACATCGTCGCCGTGTCCAACGGCATCGAAGTGCATTTCGATCCCTCCAGCGCCACCCGCGCCAAAGGCATCGTGATCGACTGGGTCAGCACCGTGCAGGGCGAAGGCCTGAGCCTGAAGTTCCCCGGCGCGGTCGAGATCCATGCCCTGACCGTGCACCAGCTGAAGCAGCGTCTGGAAGCCGGTGACATCACCTTGATCGATGTCCGCCCGGCCGAGGGCCTGGCCGCCGCCGCGCCCCTGCCCCAGGCCCGCCTGCTGGACAAGGAAGGCTATGAAGCCTTGTCGGCCCTGCCCAAGGACACCGAGCTGGCCTTTATCTGCCACCACGGCATTTCCAGCCGCAACGTCGCCGAGCGCTTCGTAGCCCATGGTTTCACCAAGGTCTACAACGTGGAAGGCGGCATGGATGCCTGGGCCCAGTACATCGACAGCAGCGTGCCGCGCTACTGA
- a CDS encoding aminotransferase class I/II-fold pyridoxal phosphate-dependent enzyme — protein MAAITPSPHLKDVRYDIRGHLARRARELEQAGTDILKLNIGNPAHYGFATPEPLRLAVAGHLQDSEGYGHEQGMTEARAAIAEVHRARGSHGVDAEHVFIGNGVSELIDISLRALLRPGDEVLLPSPDYPLWTASTHLNGGKPRYYSCPAERGHLPDPDEIEALIGPATRAIVLINPNNPTGAVYPRALLQQIVEVAARHRLLLLSDEIYDDIRFDDTPMQPLAELCGELPCISFGGLSKVHRACGYRVGWMVLSGAHARTAAYRDALQLLSALRVCPNILAQWAIIPALQGAPTIQALTGPGGRLEATRQAIIEEVRRSDYLQMVSPLGALYAFPSISSQRLPGFDDMAFAVSLLEHEHVLLTPGSSFNLAGSRHLRLTLLPPAGLVATVFERIERALQRCEAEASLRQAVA, from the coding sequence TTGGCCGCGATCACCCCCAGTCCTCACCTCAAGGACGTGCGCTACGATATTCGAGGCCATCTGGCCAGACGTGCCCGCGAACTGGAACAGGCCGGCACCGATATCCTGAAACTCAATATCGGCAATCCCGCCCACTACGGCTTCGCCACACCCGAGCCCCTGCGTCTGGCCGTGGCCGGCCATCTGCAGGACAGCGAGGGCTATGGCCATGAGCAGGGCATGACCGAAGCACGGGCGGCCATCGCCGAGGTGCACCGGGCGCGGGGCAGTCACGGCGTGGATGCCGAGCATGTGTTTATCGGCAATGGCGTCAGCGAGCTGATCGACATCAGTCTGCGGGCCCTGCTGCGGCCGGGTGACGAGGTGCTGCTGCCCAGCCCGGATTATCCCTTGTGGACCGCTTCGACCCATCTCAACGGCGGCAAGCCACGCTATTACAGCTGCCCGGCCGAGCGCGGCCATCTGCCTGATCCCGACGAAATCGAGGCCCTGATCGGTCCGGCCACCCGCGCCATCGTGCTGATCAACCCCAACAATCCCACCGGTGCCGTCTACCCGCGCGCCTTGCTGCAGCAGATCGTCGAGGTTGCCGCGCGCCATCGGCTGCTGCTGCTGAGCGATGAGATCTACGACGACATCCGCTTCGACGACACGCCGATGCAGCCGCTGGCCGAGCTGTGCGGCGAACTGCCCTGCATCAGCTTCGGCGGCTTGTCCAAGGTCCACCGGGCCTGCGGCTACCGGGTCGGCTGGATGGTGCTGTCCGGTGCCCATGCCCGCACGGCGGCCTATCGCGATGCCCTGCAGTTGCTGTCGGCGCTGCGGGTGTGTCCGAACATTCTGGCGCAATGGGCCATCATCCCGGCGCTGCAAGGCGCACCCACCATCCAGGCGCTGACCGGCCCCGGCGGGCGGCTGGAAGCCACCCGTCAGGCCATCATCGAGGAGGTCCGGCGCAGCGACTATCTGCAGATGGTCTCGCCGCTGGGCGCGCTGTATGCCTTCCCGTCGATCAGCAGCCAGCGTCTGCCCGGCTTCGACGACATGGCCTTTGCCGTGTCGCTGCTGGAGCACGAGCATGTCCTGCTGACCCCGGGCAGCAGTTTCAATCTGGCGGGCAGCCGGCATCTGCGGCTGACCTTGCTGCCGCCCGCCGGACTGGTGGCCACCGTGTTCGAGCGGATCGAGCGGGCGCTGCAGCGTTGCGAAGCCGAAGCCTCGCTCCGGCAGGCCGTCGCATGA
- a CDS encoding NADP-dependent malic enzyme — MALPEELRQAALEYHRLPRPGKIKVTPTTSLLNQRDLSLAYSPGVAAACDAIVDDPGQAAQLTARANLVAVITNGTAVLGLGNIGPLASKPVMEGKGVLFQKFAGIDVFDIEIDERDPEKLIDIIASLEPTFGGINLEDIKAPECFVVERTLRERMKIPVFHDDQHGTAIIVGAALLNALQVTGKEAGNIKVATTGLGAAGISCLNMLISLGVKIENILGYDINGVVHTGRTDLDPEKARFARETPLRTLAEIVDGADVFLGLSAAGILTKEMVATMARQPIIFALANPNPEILPEDAREVRPDCIIATGRSDYPNQVNNALCFPYLFRGALDVGATVINEEMKIACVKAIAELARRESSDVSARAYGGKAPSFGPNYLIPQPFDPRLLIQLPPAIARAAMDSGVATRPIENFPAYLDTLTSFVYRTGLLMKPIFDRAKSDPRKVVFAEGEEEVVLRAVQTIVDEGLARPILIGRPEVIERRIQRTGLRIEIGKDIELCNIHSDARFDDYWQLYHQIMQRRGVTPSMAKAVVRSRPTVIGSLMVARGEAGALISGMVGQFQSKLDNIRDILGLDPQVSSPYAMTVLATESGPFFFLDTHVQEEPTAEQIAEATILATRRLKLFGIVPKVALLSAGNFGSRDTASARKMQKALELIRKAKPRLEIEGEMQADVAMNPELRSRLFPNTLLEGKANVFVFANLDAANIAFNLSRVLSDGVVIGPILMGIAKPAHVMMPQSTVRRIINMTAVACVEAQIRDSLAS, encoded by the coding sequence ATGGCACTCCCCGAAGAACTCCGTCAAGCCGCTCTTGAATATCATCGTCTGCCGCGTCCCGGAAAGATCAAGGTCACGCCGACGACGTCACTGCTCAATCAACGCGATCTCTCGCTGGCCTATTCGCCGGGCGTGGCTGCGGCCTGCGACGCGATCGTGGACGATCCCGGCCAGGCCGCGCAGCTGACCGCACGAGCCAATCTGGTGGCGGTGATCACCAACGGCACGGCTGTGCTGGGCCTGGGCAATATCGGGCCGCTGGCTTCCAAGCCGGTGATGGAGGGCAAAGGCGTGCTGTTCCAGAAGTTCGCCGGCATCGATGTGTTCGACATCGAGATCGACGAGCGCGACCCCGAAAAGCTGATCGACATCATTGCCAGCCTGGAGCCGACCTTCGGCGGCATCAATCTGGAAGACATCAAGGCGCCGGAGTGCTTCGTCGTCGAGCGTACCCTGCGCGAACGGATGAAAATTCCGGTGTTCCACGACGACCAGCACGGCACCGCGATCATCGTCGGGGCCGCCTTGCTGAATGCCTTGCAGGTCACCGGCAAAGAGGCAGGCAACATCAAGGTCGCCACCACCGGGCTGGGCGCGGCAGGCATCTCCTGCCTCAATATGCTGATCTCGCTGGGCGTGAAGATCGAGAACATTCTGGGCTACGACATCAACGGCGTGGTCCATACCGGCCGCACCGATCTGGATCCGGAAAAGGCCCGTTTCGCCCGCGAGACGCCGCTGCGGACCCTGGCTGAAATCGTGGACGGTGCCGATGTGTTCCTGGGCCTGTCCGCTGCGGGCATCCTGACCAAGGAGATGGTCGCCACCATGGCGCGGCAGCCGATCATTTTCGCGCTGGCCAACCCCAATCCCGAGATTCTGCCGGAAGATGCAAGGGAAGTCCGGCCGGACTGCATCATCGCCACCGGCCGATCCGACTATCCCAACCAGGTCAACAACGCGCTGTGTTTCCCCTATCTGTTCCGTGGCGCGCTGGATGTCGGCGCCACCGTGATCAACGAGGAAATGAAGATCGCCTGCGTCAAGGCCATCGCGGAACTGGCGAGGCGGGAGTCTTCCGACGTCAGCGCCCGCGCCTACGGCGGCAAGGCCCCCAGCTTCGGCCCCAATTACCTGATTCCGCAGCCTTTCGATCCTCGTCTGCTGATCCAGTTGCCGCCGGCGATTGCCCGTGCGGCGATGGATTCCGGGGTGGCGACCCGACCGATCGAGAACTTCCCGGCCTATCTGGACACCCTGACCAGCTTCGTCTACCGCACCGGTCTGCTGATGAAGCCGATCTTTGATCGCGCCAAGAGCGACCCCCGCAAGGTGGTCTTTGCCGAAGGCGAAGAAGAAGTGGTGTTGAGGGCGGTGCAGACCATTGTCGATGAGGGCCTGGCCAGACCGATCCTCATCGGCCGTCCCGAGGTGATCGAACGCAGGATCCAGCGTACCGGCCTGCGTATTGAAATCGGGAAGGACATCGAGCTGTGCAATATCCACTCCGATGCGCGCTTCGATGATTACTGGCAGCTTTACCACCAGATCATGCAGCGGCGCGGGGTGACGCCGTCGATGGCCAAGGCGGTGGTGCGTTCGCGGCCGACGGTGATCGGTTCGCTGATGGTGGCTCGCGGCGAAGCCGGGGCCCTGATCAGCGGCATGGTCGGTCAGTTCCAGAGCAAGCTGGACAACATCAGGGATATTCTGGGACTGGATCCGCAGGTCAGCTCGCCGTATGCGATGACGGTGCTGGCGACCGAGTCCGGTCCGTTCTTTTTCCTTGATACCCATGTCCAGGAGGAGCCGACCGCGGAGCAGATCGCGGAGGCCACCATTCTGGCGACCCGCCGGCTGAAGCTGTTCGGCATCGTGCCGAAGGTGGCCCTGCTGTCGGCCGGCAACTTCGGCAGCCGCGACACGGCCAGTGCCCGCAAGATGCAGAAAGCTCTGGAACTGATCCGCAAGGCCAAGCCGCGTCTGGAAATCGAGGGCGAGATGCAGGCCGACGTGGCGATGAATCCGGAGCTGCGCAGCCGGCTGTTTCCCAATACCTTGCTGGAAGGCAAGGCCAACGTGTTCGTGTTCGCCAATCTGGACGCGGCCAATATCGCCTTCAACCTGAGCAGGGTGCTGTCCGACGGCGTGGTGATCGGCCCGATCCTGATGGGGATCGCCAAGCCGGCCCATGTGATGATGCCGCAGTCGACCGTGCGCCGTATCATCAACATGACGGCGGTGGCCTGCGTCGAGGCGCAGATTCGCGACAGCCTGGCCAGCTGA
- a CDS encoding SDR family oxidoreductase, whose protein sequence is MAESSAWTLQGHTALITGASHGIGLATAREFAGLGADLRLVARDPLALERLKQELEAEFEDLDVVVYSADLSDQDERLAVFDWIADLGSPISLLVNNVGGNQPQATLDYATDDVRAIFELNLFSAFEMSRLAFEYLVTQDDAAIVNVGSVAGLSHVRTGSAYGMSKAALHQLTRNLAVEWAESGIRVNAVAPWYIRTRRSEAALNEPEYYQEVVDRTPLGRVAEPEEVATAIAFLCLPASSYVTGQVLAVDGGFMSLGF, encoded by the coding sequence ATGGCGGAGTCCTCCGCGTGGACCCTGCAGGGGCATACCGCACTTATCACCGGGGCCAGTCATGGCATCGGTCTGGCCACGGCCCGTGAATTCGCCGGACTGGGCGCCGATCTGCGGCTGGTGGCACGTGATCCGCTGGCGCTGGAGCGTTTGAAACAGGAGCTGGAGGCTGAATTCGAGGATCTCGATGTCGTGGTCTACAGTGCCGATCTCTCGGATCAGGATGAGCGGCTGGCGGTCTTCGACTGGATCGCCGACCTGGGTTCGCCGATTTCGCTGCTGGTCAACAATGTCGGCGGCAACCAGCCTCAGGCCACCCTGGATTACGCCACCGACGATGTGCGGGCGATTTTCGAGCTGAATCTGTTTTCGGCCTTCGAGATGAGCCGGCTGGCATTTGAATATCTGGTGACCCAGGACGATGCCGCCATCGTCAATGTCGGTTCCGTCGCCGGTCTGAGCCATGTCCGCACCGGCTCGGCCTATGGCATGAGCAAGGCGGCGCTGCATCAGCTGACCCGCAATCTGGCGGTGGAATGGGCGGAGAGCGGAATCCGCGTCAATGCGGTTGCACCCTGGTATATCCGCACCCGTCGTTCCGAGGCGGCCTTGAATGAGCCGGAGTATTACCAGGAGGTGGTGGATCGCACGCCCCTGGGACGAGTGGCCGAGCCCGAGGAGGTCGCCACCGCGATCGCCTTTCTGTGCCTGCCGGCTTCCAGCTACGTCACCGGCCAGGTACTGGCGGTGGACGGCGGTTTCATGAGCCTGGGATTCTAG
- a CDS encoding SGNH/GDSL hydrolase family protein encodes MSSRPRRYLALGDSYTIGEGVTEAERWPARLAAQLQAAGLVLDPVRYLATTGWSSDELAQAISATALPGPWDLVSLLIGVNDQYRGHPAASRRSLIADLIERSVMLAGDRTRVLAVSIPDWSVTTFARDSGRDLAAIAGQIDAYNAMIAGLCASAGVAWIDVTACSRAHPDELAADGLHPGAAQYLRWAEKLLPEALQALQQPSGSR; translated from the coding sequence ATGAGCTCCCGGCCACGTCGCTATCTGGCCCTGGGCGACTCCTATACCATCGGCGAAGGCGTGACCGAGGCCGAGCGCTGGCCGGCACGGCTCGCCGCGCAGTTGCAGGCGGCCGGTCTGGTGCTGGATCCGGTCCGTTATCTGGCGACCACAGGCTGGAGCAGCGATGAGCTGGCTCAGGCCATCAGCGCAACCGCGCTGCCCGGCCCCTGGGACCTGGTCAGTCTGCTGATCGGCGTCAACGACCAGTATCGCGGCCATCCTGCCGCCTCCCGGCGGTCACTGATCGCCGACCTGATCGAACGGTCCGTCATGCTGGCCGGTGACCGGACACGGGTGCTGGCAGTCTCGATTCCCGACTGGTCGGTCACGACCTTTGCCCGCGACAGCGGCCGTGACCTCGCCGCCATCGCCGGCCAGATCGATGCCTACAATGCCATGATCGCCGGCCTGTGCGCCTCGGCGGGCGTAGCCTGGATCGATGTCACCGCCTGTTCCCGCGCCCATCCCGACGAGCTGGCGGCCGACGGCCTGCACCCCGGCGCGGCGCAATACCTGCGCTGGGCCGAAAAGCTGCTGCCCGAAGCGCTGCAGGCACTGCAGCAGCCGTCCGGCTCCCGCTGA